The segment AGCTCCCTGATTTTTTCACGCGAATCTGATAGATAAATATCATACATCAGCTTAAGTAACACTTCTTTATTCATTGTAATGCTACCTTTATCTTATAAACATTCTCTCGATATGCCTGTAATACTATATCGTAACCATTACTATTTTTTGTAATGAAATTCCAAAACTCTTTTGCTATTAGCAACTCATCCTCAGAGAAGTATCTTAATACTTGATGTTGGTGCCATGGCTTACCTTCACCATATTTATTATAGGCTGTTGCAAAACGAATATAGATATTTGCATCATCACCAATGCTATTTGCTAATATAGCGTACTGCTCTAATAGGGCTTCCTTTTCT is part of the Candidatus Coatesbacteria bacterium genome and harbors:
- a CDS encoding TdeIII family type II restriction endonuclease, with the translated sequence MNNILEKYKRNEVKPDSNHYNAIHKITGKIDYKRHDSDYYLYDRENNSHYLIELKIGGDLDTKKARSEKEALLEQYAILANSIGDDANIYIRFATAYNKYGEGKPWHQHQVLRYFSEDELLIAKEFWNFITKNSNGYDIVLQAYRENVYKIKVALQ